ACCGTGATCAGAATTTCCACCACAAATTCCATGGTGGTGTAATCGTCATTGTGAAGAATGACTTTATATTGCGGCGGCAATTCTTTTCGTGTTTTTGAAAAGATGTCCGTCCGGGTTTGAAAATCAGTACTCGCCATTGCCGGGCCTCAATTCATACAGCATTTTTTATATTTTTTTCCGCTGCCGCAGGGGCAGGGGTCATTGCGCTGTACTTTTTCTGTTGTTCGTTTCACCGGTTTTTTAACCGCGTCCTCTGACGCATGGGAAAAGGTCAGTTCCTGTCGGGGCTTGGGCTGAAGTTCTTCCGCCGGCACAGCTGCTGTAATCTGGATTTTGAACAGGATATCTACAATTTCGTCCTTGATCCGGGCCATGAGATCCTGAAACATGTCAAAGCCTTCTTTTTTGTAAATCCGCAGCGGATCCTGCTGGGCATAGCCTCTCAAGCCGATCCCCTCTTTAAGATGATCCATGGCCAGCAAATGTTCCTTCCATCGCGTGTCCACGGTCTGAAGCACCACAAACCGTTCCAGAGATCGGGCCTGGTCCGCTCCGATCATGGCTTCTTTGGTTTCATAATATGTTTTGGCCTGGTCAAACACATGGTCGGCCAGATCATCCGGACTGGTATGAGATAAAGGCCGGGACGTCAAATCCAGATCAAAATTGAACACCTGTTTGATCTCTTTTTCCAGACCTTTAAGATCCCAGTCTTTGGCAGGGGTTTTATCGGAGACAAATCCGTTCACCACATCCCATGTCTTGTCTTCCATCATGTCCAGGACCACGGATTTCAGATCTTTTTCCAGCAGTGCCTGACGGCGCTGCCGGTAGATCACTTCCCGCTGCTGATTCATGACATCATCAAATTCCAGCAGATGTTTTCTGATCTCAAAGTTATGGCCTTCCACCTTGGACTGGGCATTTTCTATGGCCTTGGAAATGAACGAATGCTCAATGTGCTCACCGTCTTCGATGCCCAGCCGGTCCATGACCTTGTGAATCCGGTCCCCGCCGAAGATTCGGAGCAGGTCATCTTCCAGGGACAGATAGAACCGGGAAGAACCCGGGTCTCCCTGACGTCCGGCCCGGCCCCGGAGCTGGTTGTCGATACGCCGGGATTCATGGCGGGACGTTCCTAAAATATGCAGTCCCCCCAGTTCCACCACCCCTTCTCCAAGTTTGATATCTGTTCCCCGGCCGGCCATATTGGTGGAAATGGTGACGGCGTTTTTCTGGCCGGCATTGGCAATAATTTCCGCTTCTGCCTTGTGATGCTTGGCGTTCAGTACATTGTGGGGAATTCCCTTTTTTTTGAGGGTTTTACTCAAATCTTCCGACACATCAATGGAAATGGTACCCACCAGCACGGGCTGCCCTTTTTTGTGCAGATCCATGATCTCTTTTATGGCGGCATCATATTTTTCTTTACGGGTTTTGTAGATCAGGTCGGGAAAGTCTTTCCGGACCATGGGTTTATGTGTGGGGATCACCAGTACGTTCAGGTCATATATTTTTTTGAACTCCGGTGCTTCGGTTTCCGCAGTACCGGTCATACCCGACAGTTTGTCGTACATCCTGAAATAGTTCTGAAACGTGATGGATGCCAGGGTCTGGTTCTCATTTTCGATTTTTACGCCTTCTTTGGCTTCCAGTGCCTGGTGAAGGCCTTCACTGTATCGCCGGCCCGACATGAGTCGTCCGGTGAATTCATCCACAATCACCACCTGATTGTTTTTGACAATGTAATCCGTGTCCCGTTTGAACAGGGTATGGGCCTTCAACGCCTGGTTCAGATGATGCAGAACTTCAATGTTGGCAGGATCGTATAAATTCTCCACATTGAGCAGTTTTTCCCCTTTGGCGATCCCGGCTTCGGTCAAGGTGGCGGTTTTGGCCTCCTCGTCCAGGGTATAATCCTCGTCTTTTTTAAATCCGGGTAACATGGCATTCACCTGGGTGTACAAATGGGTGGATTTCTCAGCCGGGCCGGAAATGATCAACGGGGTCCTGGCCTCATCAATGAGAATGGAGTCCACTTCATCTACAATGGCAAAATTGAGTTGCTTCTGGGCCAGGCTGTCTTTGTCGAATTTCATGTTGTCCCGCAGATAGTCGAACCCGAACTCATTGTTGGTCCCGTAGGTAATATCTGCGGCATAGGCCTGTTTTCGTTCCTGGTCGTTCATGTCATGAAGAATGACACCGGTACTCAGATCCAGAAACCGGTATATTTGATCCATCCATTGCGCATCCCGGTCGGCCAGATAATCGTTGACCGTGACAATGTGCACACCCTTGCCGGACAAAGCATTCAAATAGGCCGCCAGCGTGGACATCAAGGTTTTACCTTCACCGGTCTTCATTTCCGCGATCATTCCCTGGTGCAACGCAATGCCGCCGATGAGCTGCACATCAAAATGCCGCATCCCCAATGTGCGTACCGATGCTTCCCTGACCAGGGCAAACGCTTCAGGCAGCAGATCGTCCAGTGATTCCTTGTTTGCCACCCGTTGTTTTAATTCATGGGTTTTCTGGGCCATATCCGTATCGGACAACCGCTTCATCTCCGGTTCCAGTTCGTTGATTCGCTGGACAAGCGGTGCCAGTTTCTTTAAAATCCGATCATTGCTGGAACCAAAGACCTTGGTGAAAAAATTGAGTATCATTTATAATTTTACCTGCATGTTAATGTGAACCGTCTGGTTTTGTTGTTATGGTTAAACATATAATCATTCATTTTAAAAATAAAACGGAAAAATAAAAAATGATTTAAATCATTTGTGAAAAAAAGAGTGAGAATCGCCTGTAAACGGTCTGGTACCGTAATAAAAACAGGTATCAGACCGGTGGCTTCATCGGGTGATGTTTAATGAAGAATCTGACTTAAAAAGAATTGGGTTCGTTCATGCTGCGGGTTTTCAAAAAAATCGATGGGGTTGTTTTCTTCTAAAATCATGCCGTCATCCATGAGCATGACCCGCTGGGCCACAGTTTTGGCAAATCCCATTTCATGGGACACCACAATCATGGTCATGCCTTCTTCCGACAGCTGCACCATCACATCCAGCACCTCTTTGACCATTTCCGGATCCAGGGCCGAGGTGGGTTCGTCAAACAGCATCACCTTGGGTTTCATGCACAGGCTTCGGGCAATGGCCACCCGCTGCTGCTGACCTCCGGACAACTGACCCGGAAATTTATTGGCCTGTTCTGCGATTTTGACTTTTTCCAGATAAAACATGGCGGTTTCTTCCGCCTGTTTTTTCGGGGTCTTGCGGACCCAGATGGGGCCTAAAGTCAGGTTGTCTAAGATGGTGAGATGGGGAAACAGGTTGAAATGCTGAAACACCATGCCCACTTCCGTGCGGATGGTTTCAATGTTTTTCAGATTGTTGGTCAGCTCAATGCCGTCCACGATGATTTTGCCTTTCTGGTGTTCTTCCAGTCGGTTGATGCACCGGATCAGCGTGGATTTTCCGGAACCCGAAGGCCCGCAGATGACAATTTTTTCCTGTCGTTTGACTTCCAGGTTGATGTTTTTCAACACATGAAAATCACCATACCATTTATTAAGGTTTTTCACTTGAATGATGGGGTCGTCGGTTGCGTCGGTCATATCAGGTTCCTAAAACGTGGGTTAACTGCGTTTGTCCGTGTCCAGTTCCTGTTCCAGCTTTCTGGAAAAATTGGACATGGAAAAACATCCTAAGAAATACATCAGCGCCACAAACAGGTACATCTCTGTGGAGAATCCGTTCCATTCCGGGTGCTGGATCACGGTTTTGGAAGTGAGCAAAAAATCGTATAAAGCAATGATTACCACCAGAGACGTATCCTTGAACGCGGAGATCAACACACTCAAGGTCGGAGGGATGACAATTTTCAGTGCCTGGGGTAAAATGACCAGCCGCATGGTCTGATAGTAGTTCAGGCCCAATGCGTCGGCAGCTTCGTACTGGCCCCCGGACATGCCCTGGAGCCCGCCTCTTACCACTTCCGCCACATAAGCGGCGGTAAACAGAATAATGGCCACCTGGGCCCGCAAAATTTTGTTGATGGTCACCCCTTCGGGCAAAAACAAAGGAAAGATGATGGAGGACATGAACAGCAGACTGATGAGCGGCACGCCTCTGATCAGTTCGATATACCCGATGGACAGATATCGGATCATGGGCATATGGGAATCTCTGCCCAAAGCCAGAATCACGCCCAAAGGATAGGCAGCTGCCAGTCCGAACACCGATAAAAGCAGTGTAAGCGGCAGACCACCCCATTTCATGCTGTCCACCGGGGTCAGCCAGAAAATTCCGCCTTTCATCAGAATGCCCATGGCCACCAGGCCGATCATCCAGGCATATCCCAGTTTTTTGGACCAGAACCGTTTGTGATAGGAAAAAAACAGCAGCGTGAACAGCAGGAGCATGGCGCCAAACGGCCGCCAGTGAAGGTCATGGGGATAAAATCCAAAAATGACGAACCGCAGGTTTTTCAACACCACGGACCAGCAGGCCCCGGGGCATTCTTTGCATTCCGCTCCCGTGGTGAACCAGACCGAATCGATAAACGCCCATTTAATGAACGGCGGCACAAATTTGAGTAGAAACGCTAAAAACACAAGGGTCAGAATCGAGTTGAATACCCCGTTGAACAGATTTTCCTTGAGCCAGCCGATCGCTCCCCGATGCACGACAGGGGGTTTCATTTTCTGGATGGCATCTTTGTCTATGGCAACAATACCCATGGCAATTATCTTTCAACCAGTTTGGATTTTTTATTGTACCAGTTCATGAAAATGGATGTGGAAACACTGAACACCAGGTAACATGCCATGATCATGGCCACGCCTTCGATGGATTGCCCGGTCTGGTTGATGGTGGTATTGGCCACGGAAACAAAATCCGGGTAACCGATGGCAATGGCCAGAGAGGAGTTTTTGGTCAAATTGAGCATCTGACTGGTCAAAGGGGGGATGATAACGCGCAATGCCTGGGGAAGGATCACCAGATTCAGAATATGTTTTTTCTTCAGCCCGATGGACATGGCGGCCTCGGTCTGACCCCGGCTGACCGCCTGAATACCGGCTCTGACAGCCTCAGCTACAAATGCAGAGGTGTAGATCACCAGGCCTAAAAGCAACGCAAAGAATTCCGGAGACAGCATAATGCCGCCTTGAAAATTGAATCCTTTCAGTTCCGGCACATCCATCTGCATGGGGGCACCGTGCAGGACCCAGACCAGCAACGGCAGTCCTAAGGACAAGCCCAGAAACGGCCACAGCACCGGAAAATCCCGGCCGGTGGTAAATTTGCGTTTTTTGACCCAGCGTTTGAGACCGAATCCCAAAACAAGGCCGATCATCAGCGCAATAAACATTTGAAAATAAGCGGGATGGGAGGCAGGCACGGCCAGGGCCACGCCCCGGTTGCACAGAAACAGTCCGGCCATGGGGTTCAATGCCTGTCGGGGACTTGGAAACATTTCATAAAACAGGGCGTACCAGAAAAACAGCTGCAGCAGAACCGGAATGTTCTGCATCACCTCAATATAAATCATGGCCAGTTTTTTGACCAGCCAGTTGGTGGACAGTCTGGCCACACCGATGAACAGCCCGATGATCAAACAAAGAATTATACCGATAAACGAAACTTTCAGCGTATTGAGCACACCCACGAACAAGGCTTTGGCATAGCTGTCCGACGCAGAATACGCAATCAGGCTTTCACCGATTTCAAAGGCGGCTTCTCTTTCCAGAAAACCGAATCCAGAGGCGATGGACTGTTTTTCCATGTTGACCAGGGTGTTGTTCACCAGATACCAGGCCAGCAGACCCACCATCAGACAGGTGATAATCTGAAATCCGATGGCCCGTTTTCCGGGATCCAGCCAGAAAGGTACTTTTGGTTCTGATTCAGAAGGTGTCATGGCTCAGATGTTTTTTCCATTATAGGGAGATCTGATATCAGACGCTCCGGATGATTAAATCCGGAGCGCCCGATACTTAAGGTATCTTTTAGGGTTCGGGTCGGAAAAAAAGTCTACCTGATGGGAGAAGCGTACATCTGTCCACCATCGGTCCACAGGGCGTTCAGGCCTCTGGGGATACCCAGGGGTGTATCAGGACCGACATTTCTTTCAAATATTTCCCCGTAGTTGCCCACCTGTTTGACAATGTTATAGGCCCATTCATTGTCCAGACCCAGCATTTGGCCCATCCCCGGTGTTACACCCAAAAAGCGTTTGATTCCCGGATTTTCCGATTTGAGCATGTCATCCACATTCTGGGAGGTGATACCCAGTTCTTCCGCCTCGATCAACGCCATCATGGTCCAGTTGACAATATCGAACCATTGATCATCTCCATGCCGGACCACCGGGGCCAGCGGTTCTTTGGAAATGACTTCCGGCAGCAGCATATAATCTTCGGGATTGGGTGCCACGGACCGGTTGCCTGCCAGCTGGGACATGTCAGACGTCAATGCATCGCAACGACCGGCAAAAAAAGCTTTGTTCAGCTCAGCGGTATTTTCAATGACCACGGGAGACCATTTCATGCCGTTGGCCCGGAAAAAATCAGCGGCATTCATTTCCGTGGTAGTGCCGGGAAGGACACAGACGGTGGCACCGTCCAGTTCTTTGGCGCTTTTGATACCCAATGCTTTGGGAACCAGAAATCCCTGGCCGTCATAGTAGTTGGGCTGAACAAAATTCAAGCCGGACTGGGTTTCTCTGGACAGGGTCTGGGTAGTATTCCTGCACAGTACGTCAATCTCTTTGGACTGAAGGGCCGGCAGCCGCTGGACCGCTGTCAGGGCCGTGAATTTGACTTTGGATGCATCGCCGAATACCGCTGCGGCAATGGCTTTGGCCGTGTCCACATCCAGACCTTTCATTTCGCCCTTTTCATCGGGCATGCCAAATCCGAACAAGCTGCCGTTGATGCCGACATCAACATAGCCCTTGGCTTTGACATCATCCAGGGTACCGGCCATGGCCATGGCAGACATGGCAAGAATACTGATACACGCAACGACCATTTTAAGTGGTTTCATGAATCCTTTCCTCCTGTGGTTTAAAGTTTACTTCATTAACGTGGGGGTAAATACGAAATTACCATTCATGTATTAGCACACCCCGGTAAATTATCAAGATTTTTTTCGGTTATTCCTGGTTATTAACCAGTGGATCCGGGTAAAAATTTAAGTACAACAGCGCATTTGTATTGAAGACAGTACAAAAAAAGCGTAAAGTATCTGCATGAAAAATCCATTGAAATTATTCAGAGAGCCGGTCAACGCATTGTCTCATATGGCGGGCAGCCTGGCATCCATTGCCGGCCTGACCTTGATGGTGGTCATGGCCGCTGTCAAGGCCGATGCCTGGCATGTGGTGTCTTTTGCCATTTTCGGGACCACGCTGGTATTCATGTATACAGCCAGCTTTCTTTACCATGGCCTGCAATTGTCAGCCAAAACGCTGGCTATTTTTCGCCGCATCGATCATATCATGATTTTCATGGTCATTGCCGGATCATATACGCCTTTGTGCCTGGTGCCGCTGCGGGGACCCTGGGGATGGTCGCTGTTCGGCATCATCTGGGGATTTGCTGCGGTGGGAATCGTGCTGAAGCTGTTCTGGATGAATCTTCCCCGCTGGATCTCCACGTTGATCTACCTGGGTATGGGGTGGCTGTGCATGGTGGCGGTTTATCCGCTGGTACAAATTCTGGAACCAGCCCCGCTGTTATGGCTGGCCTTAGGTGGTTTGTTTTACAGTCTCGGAGCCCTGGTGTATATCTTCAAAAAACCGGATCCGTTTCCAAAAATGTTCGGGTTTCATGAAATCTGGCATATCTGTGTGCTGCTGGGCAGTGCCTGTCATTTCTGGCTGGTTTTCGGTTATCTGACATATCTGTGATCTGTCTGTTTTCGGACAATCAAATCATCACATGGTACAGGTTAATGAGGAGTGTTTCATGAAGATTCATCAGATTCGGAAATTAACCGATATGCATCATTTGAATCTGTTTTCCCTGACATATCAGGACCGGGTGGGCAAAGACAAAACCTGGACATTCGCGTCCCGGTCCGGCCCGAAAAATTTTGAAGAAACAACCCGGGATCGACCGGATGCCGTGGTGATCGTTCCCTATCATGTCAAAGAACAGCGCCTGGTGATCATTAGAGAGTTCCGGGTGGTGCTGGGGGGATATCAATACGGGTTTCCCGCCGGTTTGCTGGATCCGGGGGAAAGCGTAGTTACGGCCGGTCGGCGGGAGCTGTTCGAAGAAACCGGCCTGCACTTGACAAAGGTGCTGGCGCAGAGTCCTGCGGTTTTTTCCTCCTCAGGCATGACGGATGAATCCGTCAGTCTGTTGTACGCGGAATGCGACGGGGTTCCTTCCAGCGACCATATTGAGGATTCTGAAGATATTCAGGTGATTCTGCTTACCCCGCAGTCGGCTGAACAGCTGTTGAATACGCCGGACATCCGGTTTGACGTGAAAACCTGGGTGGTGCTGAAACAGTTTGCGGCCCACGGAATCATTTAAGAGATCCCATCGTGTTTTCCACAATCATATATTTTCTGGTGGCGTTGATCATTTATGCGACATCGGAACTGTTTGGTGTCAATGGGCCAGGGACATCGCCCGGATGGCTGCAGAGCCTGGTGCTGGGCATCGGTTTTTTTCTGATCTGCCGGTTGAGTTTCCGGCGTATATTGAACGCTGCTAAAAAATCTGTCACCTTTCAGGAGGACCGGGCGGTTTCCAGCACCATATCCCGTTTATCTGTGCTGGCTTTACTGGTATTTGCCGTCAATATTTATGTGTTTCGCCTCAATACGGCATTTTCTCATGTTCAATTGTTTCAGAAGGTTCCCACGCTGGAAGCGTTGCTGTTTTTAGGATTGTTTGTTTCATACCTGGTCATGGTCTGGCATGCGGCCTATCCGGTTCAAAAACATTTGTTTTCCCGGCCGGTTTCCTGTAAACAATACATTTTTTCCCAGTTGTCATTTGCTTTGCCGACATTGCTTCCCTGGCTGTGCCTGTCTTTGTTTGTGGATTTGATCCGGTTCATTGCGTATCCTCCGCTGGATGATCTGATGAACGGTCCGGCCGGTGAAATGATCATCATTATGGTGTTTATGGCCGGGATTGCGGTGTTCGGCCCGGTGTTCATCAAAACAATTTGGCAATGCCGGCCCATGGAGAAAGGGCCTGGCAGATCCCGGATCGAGGCGGTCTGTCATATGGCCGGATTGCGGTATGCCGATATTTTGATATGGGATCTGTTTGCCGGCTCCATGATCACGGCCGGTGTCATGGGTCTGGTGGGAAAATTCAGATATATCCTGGTGACCCCGGCCCTGCTGGGTTCTCTGAATGATGAGGAGCTGGCTGCGGTCATTCTCCACGAAATCGGTCATGTCAAGCACTGGCACATGCTGTATTATCTGGTTTTTTTTGCCGGATTCATCGCCTGTAACGCGGTGTTGTATGACCCCTTGATGCTTCTGGTTCTGGCAGGGGCGACCTATTTCCCGGAGCCTGTTTTTTCAGGAATAGACATATCTCAGGTTCATTCGGTGCTGATGGGTGCGATTCTCATCTGTTTTTTCATCGTATATTTCCGTTTCGTGTTCGGATTTTTTATGCGAAACTTTGAACGCCAGGCCGATCTTTATCTGTTTCGATTCTTTCCCAATGCCTTTCCCTTGATCCGGACATTTTATAAAATCGGCGCCATCAGCCGACAGGATATGGAACGTCCCAACTGGCATCACTTCAGCATTGGACAGCGCATCCGGTTTCTGGAAAAATGCCAGGAGAACAGCGCGTTGATTGCGCATCATCATCGCCGGGTCCGGCGCATGATCGGTGTTGCCGTGATCGGGTTGATCAGTGTCGTCGGGTTCGGATATCACCTGTCTTATGGTCAATTCAAGCCCGGGATTGACAATTTTGTTACCGGTCGGCTGGTGCTTGAGCAATTAAAGATGGATCCTGAAAATGCGGATCTGCATGTGGTTGCCGGAGATTTTCACTATGCGTCCCAGAATTTCATCCAGGCAATCGCCGCTTACGAATCCGCCATTGGTATCAACTCAAATCATGTCCATGCCCTCAATAATCTGGCCTGGCTTTTGGCGACATGCCCGGTAACGGAAATTCAGGACCCGGGCCGTGCGCTGAATCTGGCCGGCCGGGCCGTGGGCCTGGCACCTCAGTCGCCGTTTGTGCAAGACACCTATGCGGAAGCCCTGTTTGCCAACCACCGTGTGGCTGAAGCAGTATCAGCCGCTCGAAAAGCCCTTGAGCTGGCCCGGGACCGGCAAAATTATTATCAAAATCAGGTCCGGCGGTTTCAGCGGCACCTTGAACGCTGAACGACAACAAACTATCCGGATGAATCAAAGGTTACTGGCGGACTGGTACTCTTCAATGCCCTTGTGCATGGTTTTAACGGCCAGCTGGATGCAATGGTGTTTTTTTTCCGGAATGTTTTCAAGCCGTTTAAACACATCTCCGTCATTGATGGTCAATGCCTTGTCCAGGGGTTGACCCTTGATCAGATCCACCAC
Above is a window of Desulfotignum balticum DSM 7044 DNA encoding:
- a CDS encoding M48 family metallopeptidase; this encodes MFSTIIYFLVALIIYATSELFGVNGPGTSPGWLQSLVLGIGFFLICRLSFRRILNAAKKSVTFQEDRAVSSTISRLSVLALLVFAVNIYVFRLNTAFSHVQLFQKVPTLEALLFLGLFVSYLVMVWHAAYPVQKHLFSRPVSCKQYIFSQLSFALPTLLPWLCLSLFVDLIRFIAYPPLDDLMNGPAGEMIIIMVFMAGIAVFGPVFIKTIWQCRPMEKGPGRSRIEAVCHMAGLRYADILIWDLFAGSMITAGVMGLVGKFRYILVTPALLGSLNDEELAAVILHEIGHVKHWHMLYYLVFFAGFIACNAVLYDPLMLLVLAGATYFPEPVFSGIDISQVHSVLMGAILICFFIVYFRFVFGFFMRNFERQADLYLFRFFPNAFPLIRTFYKIGAISRQDMERPNWHHFSIGQRIRFLEKCQENSALIAHHHRRVRRMIGVAVIGLISVVGFGYHLSYGQFKPGIDNFVTGRLVLEQLKMDPENADLHVVAGDFHYASQNFIQAIAAYESAIGINSNHVHALNNLAWLLATCPVTEIQDPGRALNLAGRAVGLAPQSPFVQDTYAEALFANHRVAEAVSAARKALELARDRQNYYQNQVRRFQRHLER
- a CDS encoding amino acid ABC transporter permease; amino-acid sequence: MTPSESEPKVPFWLDPGKRAIGFQIITCLMVGLLAWYLVNNTLVNMEKQSIASGFGFLEREAAFEIGESLIAYSASDSYAKALFVGVLNTLKVSFIGIILCLIIGLFIGVARLSTNWLVKKLAMIYIEVMQNIPVLLQLFFWYALFYEMFPSPRQALNPMAGLFLCNRGVALAVPASHPAYFQMFIALMIGLVLGFGLKRWVKKRKFTTGRDFPVLWPFLGLSLGLPLLVWVLHGAPMQMDVPELKGFNFQGGIMLSPEFFALLLGLVIYTSAFVAEAVRAGIQAVSRGQTEAAMSIGLKKKHILNLVILPQALRVIIPPLTSQMLNLTKNSSLAIAIGYPDFVSVANTTINQTGQSIEGVAMIMACYLVFSVSTSIFMNWYNKKSKLVER
- a CDS encoding amino acid ABC transporter substrate-binding protein codes for the protein MKPLKMVVACISILAMSAMAMAGTLDDVKAKGYVDVGINGSLFGFGMPDEKGEMKGLDVDTAKAIAAAVFGDASKVKFTALTAVQRLPALQSKEIDVLCRNTTQTLSRETQSGLNFVQPNYYDGQGFLVPKALGIKSAKELDGATVCVLPGTTTEMNAADFFRANGMKWSPVVIENTAELNKAFFAGRCDALTSDMSQLAGNRSVAPNPEDYMLLPEVISKEPLAPVVRHGDDQWFDIVNWTMMALIEAEELGITSQNVDDMLKSENPGIKRFLGVTPGMGQMLGLDNEWAYNIVKQVGNYGEIFERNVGPDTPLGIPRGLNALWTDGGQMYASPIR
- a CDS encoding NUDIX hydrolase; the encoded protein is MKIHQIRKLTDMHHLNLFSLTYQDRVGKDKTWTFASRSGPKNFEETTRDRPDAVVIVPYHVKEQRLVIIREFRVVLGGYQYGFPAGLLDPGESVVTAGRRELFEETGLHLTKVLAQSPAVFSSSGMTDESVSLLYAECDGVPSSDHIEDSEDIQVILLTPQSAEQLLNTPDIRFDVKTWVVLKQFAAHGII
- the secA gene encoding preprotein translocase subunit SecA translates to MILNFFTKVFGSSNDRILKKLAPLVQRINELEPEMKRLSDTDMAQKTHELKQRVANKESLDDLLPEAFALVREASVRTLGMRHFDVQLIGGIALHQGMIAEMKTGEGKTLMSTLAAYLNALSGKGVHIVTVNDYLADRDAQWMDQIYRFLDLSTGVILHDMNDQERKQAYAADITYGTNNEFGFDYLRDNMKFDKDSLAQKQLNFAIVDEVDSILIDEARTPLIISGPAEKSTHLYTQVNAMLPGFKKDEDYTLDEEAKTATLTEAGIAKGEKLLNVENLYDPANIEVLHHLNQALKAHTLFKRDTDYIVKNNQVVIVDEFTGRLMSGRRYSEGLHQALEAKEGVKIENENQTLASITFQNYFRMYDKLSGMTGTAETEAPEFKKIYDLNVLVIPTHKPMVRKDFPDLIYKTRKEKYDAAIKEIMDLHKKGQPVLVGTISIDVSEDLSKTLKKKGIPHNVLNAKHHKAEAEIIANAGQKNAVTISTNMAGRGTDIKLGEGVVELGGLHILGTSRHESRRIDNQLRGRAGRQGDPGSSRFYLSLEDDLLRIFGGDRIHKVMDRLGIEDGEHIEHSFISKAIENAQSKVEGHNFEIRKHLLEFDDVMNQQREVIYRQRRQALLEKDLKSVVLDMMEDKTWDVVNGFVSDKTPAKDWDLKGLEKEIKQVFNFDLDLTSRPLSHTSPDDLADHVFDQAKTYYETKEAMIGADQARSLERFVVLQTVDTRWKEHLLAMDHLKEGIGLRGYAQQDPLRIYKKEGFDMFQDLMARIKDEIVDILFKIQITAAVPAEELQPKPRQELTFSHASEDAVKKPVKRTTEKVQRNDPCPCGSGKKYKKCCMN
- the trhA gene encoding PAQR family membrane homeostasis protein TrhA translates to MKLFREPVNALSHMAGSLASIAGLTLMVVMAAVKADAWHVVSFAIFGTTLVFMYTASFLYHGLQLSAKTLAIFRRIDHIMIFMVIAGSYTPLCLVPLRGPWGWSLFGIIWGFAAVGIVLKLFWMNLPRWISTLIYLGMGWLCMVAVYPLVQILEPAPLLWLALGGLFYSLGALVYIFKKPDPFPKMFGFHEIWHICVLLGSACHFWLVFGYLTYL
- a CDS encoding amino acid ABC transporter permease translates to MGIVAIDKDAIQKMKPPVVHRGAIGWLKENLFNGVFNSILTLVFLAFLLKFVPPFIKWAFIDSVWFTTGAECKECPGACWSVVLKNLRFVIFGFYPHDLHWRPFGAMLLLFTLLFFSYHKRFWSKKLGYAWMIGLVAMGILMKGGIFWLTPVDSMKWGGLPLTLLLSVFGLAAAYPLGVILALGRDSHMPMIRYLSIGYIELIRGVPLISLLFMSSIIFPLFLPEGVTINKILRAQVAIILFTAAYVAEVVRGGLQGMSGGQYEAADALGLNYYQTMRLVILPQALKIVIPPTLSVLISAFKDTSLVVIIALYDFLLTSKTVIQHPEWNGFSTEMYLFVALMYFLGCFSMSNFSRKLEQELDTDKRS
- a CDS encoding amino acid ABC transporter ATP-binding protein, producing the protein MTDATDDPIIQVKNLNKWYGDFHVLKNINLEVKRQEKIVICGPSGSGKSTLIRCINRLEEHQKGKIIVDGIELTNNLKNIETIRTEVGMVFQHFNLFPHLTILDNLTLGPIWVRKTPKKQAEETAMFYLEKVKIAEQANKFPGQLSGGQQQRVAIARSLCMKPKVMLFDEPTSALDPEMVKEVLDVMVQLSEEGMTMIVVSHEMGFAKTVAQRVMLMDDGMILEENNPIDFFENPQHERTQFFLSQILH